A portion of the Jaculus jaculus isolate mJacJac1 chromosome 5, mJacJac1.mat.Y.cur, whole genome shotgun sequence genome contains these proteins:
- the LOC123460783 gene encoding protein tyrosine phosphatase type IVA 2-like, whose product MNRPAPVEISYENMRFLITHNPTNATLNKFTEELRKYGVTTVVRVCDATYDKAPVEKEGIHVLDWPFDDGAPPPSQIVDDWLNLLKSKFREEPGCCVAVHCVAGLGRAPVLVALALIECGMKYEDAVQFIRQKRRGAFNSKHLLYLEKYRPKMRLRFRDTNGHCCVQ is encoded by the coding sequence ATGAACCGTCCAGCCCCTGTGGAGATCTCTTATGAGAACATGCGTTTTCTGATAACTCACAACCCTACCAATGCTACTCTCAACAAGTTCACAGAGGAACTTAGGAAGTATGGAGTGACAACTGTGGTTCGAGTTTGTGATGCTACTTATGATAAAGCTCCagttgaaaaggaaggaatccacGTTCTAGATTGGCCATTTGATGATGGAGCTCCACCCCCTAGTCAGATTGTAGATGATTGGCTGAACCTGTTAAAATCCAAATTTCGTGAAGAGCCAGGTTGCTGTGTTGCAGTGCATTGTGTTGCTGGCTTAGGAAGGGCTCCTGTGCTGGTTGCGCTTGCTTTGATTGAATGCGGAATGAAGTATGAAGATGCAGTTCAGTTTATAAGACAAAAAAGAAGGGGAGCATTCAATTCCAAACACCTGCTTTACTTGGAGAAATACCGACCTAAGATGCGATTACGCTTCAGAGATACCAATGGGCATTGCTGTGTTCAGTAG